The nucleotide sequence GGTCGTGTCTCGTGAAGATCGCGCGTTTCAGCACCGGTGACGACCCCCGCTTCGGCATCCTCGACGAGGAGGAGGGCCACCTGGTCGTCCTCTCCGGCGACCCCATGTTCAGCGGCTACCAGACGACGGGGGAGCGCGTGCCGCTCGCCGATGCCCGGCTGCTCGCGCCGGTGATCCCGCGCTCCAAGGTCGTGGCGGTCGGCCGCAACTACGCGGCGCACGCCGCCGAGCACGGCAGCGAGGCGCCCACCACGCCGCTCATCTTCCTCAAGCCCAACACCTCGGTCATCGGTCCGGACGACGCGATCCGCCTCCCGGCCGACAGCCAGCAGGTCGAGCACGAGGGCGAGCTCGCGGTCGTCATCGGGCGGATCACGCGCGACGTGTCGGTGGAGGACGCGGCGCGCTCGATCTTCGGCTACACGATCGGGAACGACGTGACCGCCCGCGACATCCAGCACTCCGAGAGCCAGTGGGCGCGCGCCAAGGGCTACGACACGTTCTGCCCGCTCGGCCCGGTCATCGAGACCGAGGGCTCGTTCGAGGACGCGCTCATCGAGACCCGCGTCGACGGGGAGCTGCGCCAGTCCGGCCGCACGAGCGAGATGGTGCACACGGTGCCCGAGCTGATCGCCTTCGCCTCGCGCGTGTGGACCCTGCTGCCCGGCGACGTGATCCTCACGGGCACGCCCGCGGGCGTCGGCCCGTTCACCGACGGCCAGGTCGTCGAGGTGTCCATCGAAGGCATCGGCACGCTC is from Clavibacter sp. A6099 and encodes:
- a CDS encoding fumarylacetoacetate hydrolase family protein, which gives rise to MKIARFSTGDDPRFGILDEEEGHLVVLSGDPMFSGYQTTGERVPLADARLLAPVIPRSKVVAVGRNYAAHAAEHGSEAPTTPLIFLKPNTSVIGPDDAIRLPADSQQVEHEGELAVVIGRITRDVSVEDAARSIFGYTIGNDVTARDIQHSESQWARAKGYDTFCPLGPVIETEGSFEDALIETRVDGELRQSGRTSEMVHTVPELIAFASRVWTLLPGDVILTGTPAGVGPFTDGQVVEVSIEGIGTLSNPARARA